In one Silene latifolia isolate original U9 population chromosome 10, ASM4854445v1, whole genome shotgun sequence genomic region, the following are encoded:
- the LOC141606992 gene encoding jasmonoyl--L-amino acid synthetase JAR4-like, with protein sequence MEQGQQKFNVEKVIEEFEEITKNAGKIQDETLTKILEENAEAEYLQELGMNGRIDIETFKQRIPLVTHKDLDPYMQRILEGDNSPILTGEPLTQVSLSSGTTQGKPKFVPFNDSLFRNTAQIFQTSFAYRNREFPIGEGKALNFIYGSKQFKTKGGLIAGTATTNVFHHPLYSSTMKSMQSQSCSPSEVIFGSDFHQSLYCHLLCGLLHNEEIQLVSSTFAHSLVQAFETFELVWEDLCSDIRDGVLNKRVTDSKTREAMGRILKPNPELAEKIHEICSGLNEWHGLIPALFPNVKYVYGIMTGAMEPYVARLRRYLGGLPLVCADYGASEGWVAVNVHPNSPPESATFVVFPNIGYFEFIPLSKALNEGLEPKPVALTEVKVGQEYEIVVTNFGGFYRYRLGDVVKVMGFYNNTPELKFIRRHNLVLNINIDKNTEKDIQLAVEEANKLLVPEKVNLVDFTSRVDLSKKPGHYVICWELSGEANENVLQECCNCLDRAFTRDFGYLGSRKVGNIDPLELRILSKGTFQKILQHSIRMGATVSQFKVPRCIASSNKALLDIVDNNVAKSYFSNVFG encoded by the exons ATGGAACAAG GACAACAAAAATTTAACGTTGAGAAAGTAATTGAAGAATTTGAGGAAATAACAAAAAATGCGGGAAAAATTCAAGATGAGACATTGACGAAAATACTTGAAGAAAATGCGGAGGCTGAGTATTTGCAAGAATTAGGAATGAATGGACGAATTGACATTGAAACATTTAAGCAACGTATTCCCCTTGTGACTCATAAGGACCTTGACCCTTATATGCAAAGAATTTTGGAAGGCGATAATTCCCCGATTTTAACCGGCGAACCTCTTACCCAAGTTTCTTTGAG CTCGGGAACAACGCAGGGGAAGCCAAAGTTTGTGCCTTTCAACGATTCACTATTCAGAAATACTGCGCAAATTTTTCAGACTTCTTTTGCATACAGAAACAG AGAGTTTCCGATTGGAGAAGGGAAAGCATTGAACTTCATTTACGGTAGCAAACAATTCAAAACCAAAGGAGGACTAATAGCAGGAACTGCAACAACAAATGTGTTCCATCACCCATTATATAGTTCAACGATGAAGAGCATGCAATCCCAGAGTTGCAGCCCGAGTGAAGTGATATTCGGGTCGGATTTTCATCAATCTTTATACTGTCATCTTTTATGTGGGTTGTTACATAATGAGGAAATTCAACTTGTGTCGTCGACATTTGCTCATAGCTTAGTTCAAGCATTTGAGACGTTTGAATTAGTTTGGGAAGACTTATGTTCGGATATCCGAGATGGTGTACTGAATAAAAGAGTCACTGACTCGAAAACCAGAGAAGCCATGGGTAGGATCCTGAAGCCGAACCCTGAATTAGCCGAAAAGATACATGAAATATGTTCCGGGTTAAATGAATGGCACGGGTTAATCCCGGCGCTTTTCCCGAATGTAAAGTATGTTTATGGGATAATGACGGGTGCCATGGAGCCTTATGTAGCCCGGTTAAGGCGTTACTTGGGTGGTCTACCTCTTGTTTGTGCTGATTATGGTGCCTCTGAGGGTTGGGTTGCGGTCAATGTACATCCTAATTCGCCCCCTGAATCGGCTACCTTTGTTGTTTTTCCTAATATCGGTTACTTTGAGTTTATCCCATTGTCAAAAGCACTTAACGAAGGTTTGGAGCCTAAGCCGGTTGCGCTAACCGAAGTCAAGGTTGGTCAAGAATATGAGATTGTTGTCACAAACTTTGGAG GGTTTTATCGATATCGACTTGGAGACGTAGTCAAGGTAATGGGCTTCTATAACAACACCCCAGAGCTCAAGTTTATACGTCGTCATAACCTTGTACTCAACATCAACATTGATAAGAACACCGAGAAAGACATACAACTTGCTGTTGAAGAGGCAAACAAGTTACTCGTGCCAGAGAAGGTTAATCTTGTCGATTTCACAAGTCGTGTAGACTTGTCGAAAAAACCAGGACATTATGTCATATGCTGGGAGTTAAGCGGAGAGGCTAATGAGAATGTCTTACAAGAGTGTTGCAACTGCTTGGACCGAGCATTTACAAGGGATTTCGGGTATTTAGGTTCACGTAAAGTCGGAAATATTGATCCCCTTGAGTTAAGAATTTTGAGCAAAGGAAcatttcaaaagattttgcaacaTTCAATAAGGATGGGTGCGACTGTTAGCCAGTTTAAGGTGCCACGATGCATTGCGTCTAGCAATAAAGCACTCTTAGACATTGTGGATAACAATGTTGCTAAGAGTTACTTTAGCAATGTATTTGGTTGA